Proteins encoded in a region of the Wenzhouxiangella sp. XN201 genome:
- the moeB gene encoding molybdopterin-synthase adenylyltransferase MoeB, translated as MSSERTGSADRLKAYLDEARSQVRSLSPEQARRAQDGGALLIDIRESWETAGGSAAGAALIERGQLELEIGRHAPDPDQSIVLMCEAGNRSALSARSLQAMGYRKVANLSGGWNAWCQAGLPTERPRGLDDRARQRYLRHLAIEDIGEAGQRKLLDSRVFIAGAGGLGSPAALYLAAAGVGQISLVDDDRVERSNLQRQILHSDHLIGHPKTESAAQRLHALNPDIRVETFSERLTQANVDALIRDHDVVIDGSDNFPTRYLLNDACVRQRLPLVYGAVLRFAGQIAVFRAGDGHSPCYRCLFPQPPAPEDSPSCAEAGVLGVMPGVIGTLQAAETLKLLLDLGQPLVSRLLHYDALAGRFRETRLVRDPNCNHCASGSR; from the coding sequence TTGTCCAGCGAAAGAACAGGAAGCGCTGATCGCCTGAAGGCTTACCTGGACGAGGCTCGTTCACAGGTCCGATCGCTTTCGCCCGAGCAGGCCCGGCGGGCGCAGGACGGCGGCGCGCTATTGATCGATATTCGCGAGTCCTGGGAGACGGCCGGCGGTTCGGCGGCTGGTGCCGCCTTGATCGAACGCGGCCAGCTCGAACTGGAAATCGGCCGGCACGCGCCCGATCCGGATCAGTCGATTGTTCTCATGTGTGAAGCCGGAAATCGCTCCGCGCTGTCGGCACGGTCACTGCAAGCGATGGGCTATCGCAAGGTGGCCAACCTGAGCGGTGGCTGGAACGCGTGGTGCCAGGCCGGACTGCCGACCGAGCGTCCGCGCGGACTCGACGATCGGGCGCGCCAGCGTTACCTGAGACATCTTGCCATCGAGGACATCGGCGAAGCCGGGCAACGGAAACTGCTCGACAGCCGGGTCTTCATTGCCGGCGCCGGCGGCCTGGGATCGCCCGCGGCACTCTATCTTGCGGCCGCCGGGGTCGGGCAGATCAGCCTGGTCGATGACGATCGTGTCGAGCGCAGCAACCTGCAGCGCCAGATCCTGCACAGCGATCACCTGATCGGACACCCCAAGACCGAATCGGCGGCTCAGCGCCTGCATGCGCTCAACCCGGACATCCGGGTCGAGACTTTCAGCGAACGGCTCACCCAGGCCAACGTGGACGCGCTGATTCGCGACCATGACGTGGTCATCGACGGGTCCGACAATTTTCCGACACGCTATCTGCTCAACGACGCCTGTGTGCGACAGCGGCTGCCCCTGGTCTACGGTGCGGTGTTGCGGTTTGCCGGGCAGATTGCGGTGTTTCGCGCCGGTGACGGTCATTCACCGTGTTATCGCTGCCTGTTTCCGCAGCCGCCGGCGCCGGAGGATTCGCCATCCTGTGCCGAGGCCGGTGTGCTCGGCGTGATGCCGGGAGTCATCGGTACGCTGCAAGCGGCCGAGACCCTCAAGTTGCTGCTCGATCTGGGTCAGCCGCTGGTGTCGCGGCTACTGCATTACGATGCGCTGGCTGGTCGATTCCGGGAAACCCGGCTGGTGCGCGATCCGAACTGCAATCACTGCGCTAGCGGGTCGCGCTAG
- a CDS encoding TRAP transporter small permease, whose protein sequence is MKAEAGEEREERSLLERAIGHLESGVLTALFLALVVLGLTQIGMRNLADMALPWADGAMRAIVLWLAMVGGMVASGRLRHIRIDLIERWMSPRPLAMLRRIVFAATALVCLALTWTSLQIVALEFEFRATAFLGVPNWVVQSIVPVGFGIMAARFLAHTLAPPVGQVREEPTA, encoded by the coding sequence ATGAAGGCTGAGGCAGGCGAGGAACGCGAGGAACGGTCGCTTCTGGAGCGGGCCATTGGCCACCTTGAGTCGGGGGTGCTCACCGCGCTGTTTCTGGCGCTGGTCGTGCTGGGCCTGACACAAATCGGCATGCGCAATCTTGCCGACATGGCCCTTCCCTGGGCCGACGGCGCCATGCGCGCGATCGTGCTGTGGCTGGCGATGGTCGGCGGCATGGTTGCCAGCGGACGGCTGCGGCATATCCGCATCGACCTGATCGAGCGCTGGATGTCGCCGCGGCCGCTGGCGATGCTGCGGCGCATCGTGTTTGCCGCGACCGCCCTGGTCTGCCTGGCCCTGACCTGGACCAGCTTGCAGATCGTGGCACTGGAGTTCGAGTTCCGGGCTACGGCCTTTCTGGGCGTGCCCAACTGGGTCGTGCAGTCGATCGTGCCGGTCGGATTCGGCATCATGGCGGCGCGCTTTCTGGCCCACACCCTGGCGCCGCCGGTCGGGCAGGTACGGGAAGAACCGACCGCATGA
- the dctP gene encoding TRAP transporter substrate-binding protein DctP: MPFIQRIGLTLLLACLVGPASAQTLKLATIAPDGSAWMEELRATAERIEAQTGGELSLRFYPGGVMGDAEAVLRRMRLGQLHGGAFTLGDLARVAPAANLYSMPFVFRNLEEVQAVRETFDPLIIEALGEGGMVVPGISLGGFAYLFSDRSLPVDGPEGIDRNLRVWVPVGDESSRRTLDRAGASPVPLPISEVYTALQTGAVNTFATTPSAAIILQWHTRARSMLDMPLLMTAGTIGIDQRALARLTEDHRSVLVAELRQALERLERSNLADNAEAREALEDQDIEFLQPEPGLVDHWHELAHDTRRSMQSEGVLELPHMDRLERRLESLRDEG, encoded by the coding sequence ATGCCCTTCATTCAAAGAATCGGACTGACGCTGCTTCTGGCCTGCCTGGTCGGGCCGGCTTCAGCGCAGACGCTCAAGCTGGCGACCATCGCGCCGGACGGTTCAGCCTGGATGGAAGAATTGCGCGCCACGGCCGAACGTATCGAAGCGCAAACCGGGGGTGAGCTCAGTCTGCGCTTCTACCCCGGTGGCGTGATGGGTGATGCCGAGGCCGTGCTGCGTCGCATGCGCCTTGGACAGCTCCACGGCGGTGCCTTCACCTTGGGAGACCTCGCGCGGGTGGCACCGGCCGCCAATTTGTACTCAATGCCCTTCGTTTTCCGGAACCTCGAGGAAGTGCAGGCTGTGCGTGAGACCTTCGACCCACTCATCATCGAAGCACTCGGCGAGGGCGGCATGGTCGTGCCGGGCATCAGCCTGGGCGGATTTGCCTACCTGTTCAGCGATCGTTCCCTGCCGGTTGACGGGCCGGAAGGAATCGACAGAAACCTGAGAGTCTGGGTGCCGGTGGGTGACGAATCCTCGCGCCGCACCCTGGATAGGGCTGGTGCGAGTCCGGTGCCGCTACCCATTTCGGAGGTCTATACCGCCCTCCAGACCGGCGCGGTCAACACCTTTGCGACCACGCCGTCGGCGGCCATCATCCTGCAATGGCACACGCGTGCCCGCAGCATGCTCGACATGCCGCTGCTGATGACCGCCGGCACGATCGGAATCGATCAACGCGCACTCGCTCGTTTGACCGAGGATCACCGGTCGGTTCTGGTTGCGGAGTTGCGGCAGGCGCTCGAGCGACTCGAGCGTTCCAATCTCGCCGACAACGCCGAGGCGCGCGAGGCGCTCGAGGATCAGGATATCGAGTTCCTGCAGCCGGAGCCCGGCCTGGTCGATCACTGGCACGAACTGGCCCATGACACACGTCGGAGCATGCAGTCCGAAGGCGTGCTCGAATTGCCTCACATGGATCGGCTCGAACGGCGATTGGAGAGCCTGCGGGATGAAGGCTGA
- a CDS encoding LysM domain-containing protein, translating to MLRSRRSRLPDIMTRRYRNYPAIRPYAVILVLLLAGCQFMPQREDEQALPDQSGVVEPVAPSIGEAIAHLQEGRIDQAEAALDALLAQQPEHGTARLLMRQIRDVPEALLGEDFVEIEVESGDSLSVLADRYAGNPLLFHSLARLNDIERPRLLRPGQRLKVPAPEALEPAEDPVESAAPDPAETVTSAGPVERVAELRAEGRQDRAYDLLLSAARSGGLDRNGQTSLAELAIERSVAARRNDDPERAIQILDQVEPWLNEQARPDAFARERSRVETRLAVLEAHTLVTRNDYDAAFDLLGSHGVLGEDATSDSDLELEWPDGLMQALSDHYHAGALTAWRDQEVSEAIRLWQRVLEIDPDFEPAAVYLERARRVQRRLEAMEPD from the coding sequence ATGCTGAGATCGCGGCGAAGCAGACTGCCGGACATCATGACCCGTCGATATCGAAATTACCCGGCAATTCGTCCCTATGCGGTGATCCTGGTGCTGTTGCTGGCCGGCTGTCAGTTCATGCCGCAGCGGGAAGATGAACAGGCGCTTCCGGACCAGTCCGGGGTGGTCGAGCCGGTGGCTCCATCGATCGGCGAGGCCATAGCTCATCTCCAGGAGGGGCGGATCGATCAGGCCGAGGCAGCGCTCGACGCCCTGCTGGCACAACAGCCCGAGCATGGCACAGCCAGACTGCTGATGCGCCAGATTCGGGACGTGCCGGAGGCGCTCCTGGGTGAAGACTTTGTCGAGATCGAGGTCGAGTCCGGTGACAGTTTGTCCGTGCTGGCCGATCGTTATGCCGGCAATCCGCTGCTGTTCCATTCGCTGGCCCGACTCAACGATATCGAGCGGCCGCGACTGCTGCGTCCCGGCCAGCGCCTCAAGGTACCGGCTCCCGAAGCGCTTGAACCGGCAGAAGACCCGGTGGAGTCAGCAGCGCCCGATCCGGCTGAGACCGTCACGAGTGCGGGGCCGGTCGAGCGGGTGGCAGAACTTCGAGCCGAAGGTCGCCAGGATCGCGCTTATGACCTGCTGCTGTCGGCCGCACGATCCGGTGGGCTTGATCGAAACGGCCAGACGAGCCTCGCCGAACTGGCCATCGAGCGGTCGGTGGCGGCGCGTCGAAACGATGATCCGGAGCGGGCAATCCAGATTCTCGATCAGGTCGAGCCCTGGCTGAATGAGCAGGCGAGGCCGGATGCGTTCGCTCGTGAGCGCTCGCGGGTCGAGACCCGGCTGGCCGTCCTCGAAGCGCACACTCTGGTCACACGCAACGACTACGACGCGGCATTCGACTTGCTGGGCTCGCACGGAGTGCTCGGCGAAGACGCGACATCCGATTCCGATCTGGAACTGGAGTGGCCGGACGGCTTGATGCAAGCCTTGAGCGATCATTACCATGCCGGCGCGCTGACGGCGTGGCGCGATCAGGAGGTGAGCGAAGCGATCCGCCTGTGGCAGCGGGTGCTCGAGATCGATCCGGATTTCGAACCGGCCGCGGTCTATCTGGAGCGGGCCAGGCGCGTTCAGCGCAGGCTCGAAGCGATGGAGCCCGACTAG
- a CDS encoding glutathione peroxidase → MNLFNHHFMDLAGAPVYLERYRNQPFLLVNIATEARFTPQIGRLQQLNTQFARHGLVVLCIPCNDWDEEPRDEAAIDEFLRENYPVSFIVTQRYAVTGPDAHPLFREMLQERGNAMLPDATFHKYLFDRRGELVEHWSPETLPDDPMLIRGINQYLGSL, encoded by the coding sequence GTGAACCTCTTCAATCACCATTTCATGGATCTTGCCGGCGCGCCGGTCTATCTGGAGCGCTATCGTAATCAGCCATTCCTGCTGGTCAACATCGCCACCGAAGCACGTTTCACGCCGCAGATCGGCCGTTTGCAGCAGCTCAACACCCAGTTCGCCCGTCACGGCCTGGTCGTACTCTGCATTCCCTGCAACGACTGGGACGAGGAACCCCGTGACGAGGCGGCAATCGACGAATTTCTGCGCGAGAACTATCCGGTCAGCTTCATCGTCACGCAGCGCTACGCCGTCACCGGGCCGGACGCACACCCGCTGTTTCGCGAAATGCTGCAGGAACGCGGTAACGCCATGCTGCCCGACGCGACCTTCCACAAGTACTTGTTCGACCGGCGCGGCGAGCTGGTCGAGCACTGGTCGCCGGAAACCCTCCCCGACGACCCGATGCTGATCCGCGGCATCAACCAGTACCTGGGGAGTCTCTAG
- a CDS encoding TRAP transporter large permease subunit — translation MILLILVLLALVGMPLFAVIAIGALSGYWQAGLDPALAAMEFARIGEMPVLVALPLFTFAGVLLAHSEAPRRLVELTRSALGWLPGGLAVIALVLCALMTAFTGASGITVVALGSLLLPALMHDGYPERFSLGMVTAGSSLGVLFAPSLPLILYAVVAQQVAPRSGIGVDDLFLAGLLPGLLMLALMAGYAVWVRRGAAPSQARRRPLGAVLRDNLWELPLPFVVLGGIYSGWLLVVEAAVVTAAWVLISLLLIRREIPLSRLPGIVTEAMVLVAAILVVLGMSMASTNVMIDAGVPQRLFEWIEPKIDSRLVFLLMVNVLLLVAGMLLDIFAALVILAPLIIPVALAFGVDPVHLGVIFLANLQIGYCTPPVGINLFLASHRFERDILTVWRATLPFLGLLLIALLVITGWPALSLALPGLRG, via the coding sequence ATGATATTGCTGATCCTCGTCCTGCTCGCCCTGGTGGGCATGCCGTTGTTTGCCGTCATAGCCATCGGTGCATTGAGCGGCTATTGGCAGGCCGGGCTCGACCCGGCCCTGGCCGCCATGGAATTCGCCCGCATCGGCGAAATGCCGGTTCTTGTCGCGCTCCCGCTGTTCACATTCGCCGGTGTGTTGCTTGCCCACAGCGAGGCACCGCGCCGCTTGGTCGAGCTGACCCGGTCGGCGCTGGGCTGGTTGCCCGGCGGGCTGGCCGTCATTGCACTCGTGCTGTGTGCCCTGATGACGGCCTTTACCGGCGCATCGGGGATCACCGTCGTGGCGCTTGGCAGTCTGCTGCTGCCGGCGCTGATGCACGACGGCTATCCGGAGCGATTCAGCCTGGGCATGGTCACCGCCGGTTCGAGTCTGGGTGTGCTGTTCGCGCCCTCGTTGCCGCTGATCCTCTATGCGGTGGTGGCTCAACAGGTCGCGCCGCGTTCCGGCATCGGTGTCGACGACCTGTTTCTGGCCGGTCTGCTCCCCGGATTGCTGATGCTCGCCCTGATGGCCGGCTATGCTGTCTGGGTGCGGCGAGGGGCCGCACCGAGCCAGGCGCGGCGCCGGCCGCTGGGTGCGGTGCTGAGAGACAACCTGTGGGAATTGCCGCTGCCTTTCGTGGTGCTCGGCGGCATCTATTCGGGCTGGCTGCTGGTAGTCGAAGCGGCAGTCGTGACAGCGGCCTGGGTGTTGATCTCGCTGCTGCTCATTCGCCGGGAGATCCCGCTCAGCCGTCTGCCCGGAATCGTGACCGAGGCCATGGTGCTTGTGGCCGCCATCCTGGTGGTGCTGGGCATGTCGATGGCGTCGACCAACGTGATGATCGATGCCGGTGTACCGCAGCGTCTGTTCGAGTGGATCGAGCCGAAGATCGACAGCCGACTTGTCTTTCTGCTGATGGTCAACGTGCTGCTGCTGGTTGCCGGCATGCTGCTCGATATCTTCGCCGCGCTGGTCATCCTGGCACCGCTGATCATTCCGGTTGCGCTGGCCTTTGGTGTTGATCCGGTCCACCTGGGCGTGATCTTTCTGGCCAATTTGCAGATCGGCTACTGCACGCCGCCGGTGGGCATCAACCTGTTTCTGGCCAGTCATCGCTTCGAGCGCGATATCCTGACCGTGTGGCGTGCCACGTTGCCATTCCTGGGGCTGCTGCTGATCGCCTTGCTGGTGATTACCGGCTGGCCGGCGCTGAGTCTCGCCCTGCCGGGGCTGCGGGGATGA
- a CDS encoding TRAP transporter TatT component family protein, which produces MMLRWIAVLAVCLLAGCSAIIERSTARLADDLETAIRQYEDPATVADALPAYLLLLEARLESNPDSAALRLTTARLTATHAALFAADDRAGQRSLTRRALSHARSGACLTSSQLCELHDLPYEAFEARVAELGRDELSAVYVLATTWTGWIDAHSDEYGALADLPRVQALLDWVVNEAPTHDDGAAWLYLAVLHSQRPPAAGGQPDRARRYFERAGEISRGRNLLVDVMLADHYARLLFDRELWVSSLEGVLAAEVDDPDYRLVNAVARHRAAELLEQTERIFD; this is translated from the coding sequence ATGATGCTGCGCTGGATTGCCGTGCTGGCCGTGTGCTTGCTCGCTGGCTGTTCGGCCATCATCGAGCGCTCCACCGCGCGCCTGGCCGACGACCTCGAGACGGCCATACGGCAGTATGAGGATCCGGCCACTGTGGCCGATGCACTGCCGGCCTACCTGTTGCTGCTCGAGGCTCGGCTGGAGTCGAATCCCGACAGTGCCGCACTGCGATTGACAACGGCCCGACTGACGGCGACCCACGCTGCCCTGTTCGCCGCCGACGATCGGGCAGGGCAGCGTAGTCTGACCCGTCGCGCCCTGTCGCACGCCCGTTCCGGCGCCTGCCTGACCTCATCGCAATTGTGCGAGTTGCATGACTTGCCCTACGAGGCGTTCGAGGCACGTGTTGCCGAACTGGGCCGGGATGAACTGTCGGCGGTTTACGTACTGGCCACGACCTGGACCGGATGGATCGATGCCCATTCGGATGAATATGGCGCCCTGGCTGATCTGCCCCGGGTCCAGGCGCTGCTCGACTGGGTCGTCAACGAGGCGCCGACCCACGATGATGGCGCGGCCTGGCTTTATCTGGCCGTGCTCCATTCGCAGCGCCCGCCAGCAGCGGGCGGGCAACCCGATCGCGCCCGCCGCTACTTCGAGCGTGCCGGCGAAATTTCCCGGGGTCGGAATCTGCTGGTTGATGTCATGCTTGCCGATCACTATGCCCGCCTGTTGTTCGACCGCGAGCTTTGGGTGAGTTCGCTCGAAGGCGTACTGGCTGCCGAGGTTGACGATCCGGACTACCGACTGGTCAATGCCGTGGCGCGCCACCGCGCCGCCGAACTGCTGGAACAAACTGAAAGGATTTTCGACTGA
- the der gene encoding ribosome biogenesis GTPase Der, translating to MTGLPVVAVVGRPNVGKSTLFNALTRTRDALVADTPGVTRDRIYGRAEIDGRPVLLVDTGGLDNAGDQVELGAQAQTRLAIEEADVIVLLTDARAGIIPVEREIASELRQLGKSVVHAVNKTDGLDPDLALAEASELGLGELCPISASHRRGLDRLGRAVAERLPAAVDEAILPDDGLRLALIGRPNAGKSTLLNRLLGEERALATPVPGTTRDPIHATIERDGVRYHLIDTAGIRRRRGSQQGVERFSTIKALQSIEQARIVCLVCDAVEGITDQDARLAGHVIEAGRGLVIALNKWDAIGNERRHQVLVEVAERLDFARFAPVVTISALHGSGLGELTDAVEHVHESANGDLSTSALTRTLRRAVEAHPPPAIRQRTPKLRYAHSGGQFPTRIVIHGTRTEGMPDQYQRYLVNRFREAFELTGVPVRLVFREGDNPYAGRRNKLSPRQIQKRRRLKKFVQRKNRKR from the coding sequence ATGACCGGGCTGCCGGTCGTCGCCGTGGTCGGCCGCCCGAACGTCGGCAAATCGACCCTGTTCAACGCGCTCACGCGCACCCGTGACGCACTGGTAGCCGATACGCCGGGTGTGACCCGGGACCGGATCTATGGTCGCGCCGAGATCGATGGCCGGCCAGTCCTCCTGGTCGACACCGGTGGCCTCGACAACGCGGGCGATCAGGTGGAACTGGGAGCGCAGGCCCAGACGCGCCTGGCGATCGAAGAGGCCGACGTGATCGTGCTCCTGACGGATGCCCGCGCCGGCATCATCCCGGTCGAGCGAGAGATCGCCAGTGAACTCCGGCAGCTCGGCAAGTCGGTGGTCCACGCCGTCAACAAGACCGACGGGCTTGATCCGGACCTGGCACTGGCCGAGGCCAGCGAACTGGGACTGGGTGAACTCTGCCCGATCTCGGCCAGCCACCGCCGCGGACTCGATCGGCTCGGCAGAGCCGTCGCGGAGCGGTTACCGGCTGCGGTCGACGAAGCGATTCTCCCGGACGATGGTCTGCGACTGGCGCTGATTGGCCGCCCCAACGCCGGCAAGTCGACCCTGCTCAACCGCCTGCTGGGTGAAGAACGGGCGCTTGCCACACCTGTCCCCGGCACCACGCGCGATCCGATTCACGCCACGATCGAGCGCGACGGCGTGCGTTACCACCTGATCGACACGGCCGGGATCCGTCGGCGCCGGGGCAGCCAGCAGGGCGTCGAACGTTTCAGCACGATCAAGGCGCTGCAGTCGATCGAGCAGGCCCGCATCGTCTGCCTGGTCTGCGATGCGGTCGAGGGCATCACCGACCAGGACGCGCGCCTGGCCGGACATGTGATCGAAGCCGGCCGCGGGCTGGTCATCGCCCTGAACAAATGGGATGCCATCGGCAACGAACGACGGCACCAGGTACTGGTCGAAGTCGCCGAACGCCTGGATTTTGCGCGCTTCGCCCCGGTGGTGACGATCTCGGCCCTGCACGGCAGCGGTCTGGGTGAGCTGACCGATGCAGTTGAGCACGTCCACGAATCCGCCAACGGCGACTTGTCCACCTCGGCCCTGACGCGCACGCTGCGACGGGCAGTCGAGGCCCACCCGCCGCCGGCGATACGGCAACGCACACCCAAGCTCAGGTATGCTCACAGTGGCGGCCAGTTTCCGACCCGCATCGTCATTCACGGTACCCGGACCGAGGGCATGCCGGATCAATACCAGCGCTATCTGGTCAATCGATTCAGAGAGGCGTTCGAACTGACGGGCGTTCCGGTCCGGCTGGTGTTCCGGGAAGGCGACAATCCCTACGCCGGCCGACGCAACAAGCTCTCGCCGCGTCAGATTCAAAAGCGCAGGAGGCTCAAGAAGTTTGTCCAGCGAAAGAACAGGAAGCGCTGA
- the folD gene encoding bifunctional methylenetetrahydrofolate dehydrogenase/methenyltetrahydrofolate cyclohydrolase FolD, whose translation MTNARARILDGRAVADRLIANVADAVDTHVAEGGRAPGLAVILVGDDPASQVYVNNKIRACDRAGIVSTTQRLAHGVGRGELLALIDALNRDDSVDGILVQLPLPGHLDERMVTRRISPEKDVDGFHPVNMGRLAVRDPGLRPCTPRGIMTLLAAHGIDAKGMNSLVVGASNIVGRPLALELLLAGATVTIAHRFTRDLAEHVRRAELLCVAVGKPGLIDPGWVAEGAVVVDIGITRGSDGKLHGDVDFDAVSGRADWITPVPGGVGPMTVATLLQNTAEAAGLVVRAP comes from the coding sequence ATGACGAACGCCAGAGCCCGCATTCTTGACGGTCGTGCCGTCGCCGATCGCCTGATCGCCAATGTCGCAGACGCGGTCGACACTCACGTGGCCGAGGGCGGTCGTGCCCCGGGGCTGGCCGTCATTCTGGTCGGCGACGACCCGGCCTCGCAGGTTTACGTCAACAACAAGATCCGCGCCTGTGACCGGGCCGGCATAGTCTCCACAACGCAGCGACTTGCCCACGGTGTCGGTCGGGGAGAGTTGCTGGCCCTGATCGATGCGCTCAACCGGGACGATTCGGTCGACGGCATTCTCGTCCAGTTGCCCCTGCCGGGTCATCTCGACGAGCGTATGGTGACCCGTCGGATCTCTCCGGAAAAGGATGTCGACGGATTCCACCCGGTCAATATGGGGCGACTCGCGGTCAGGGATCCAGGGCTTCGCCCGTGTACGCCGCGCGGCATCATGACCCTGTTGGCGGCACACGGTATCGATGCCAAGGGCATGAACAGCCTGGTCGTCGGTGCCTCGAATATCGTCGGGCGGCCACTTGCCCTTGAGCTGTTACTGGCCGGCGCGACGGTGACGATTGCCCACCGCTTCACCCGGGATCTGGCCGAGCACGTGCGGCGAGCAGAGCTGCTGTGCGTGGCGGTCGGAAAGCCCGGCCTGATCGACCCCGGCTGGGTCGCCGAGGGTGCGGTCGTGGTCGATATCGGCATTACGCGGGGATCCGACGGCAAGCTGCACGGTGACGTCGACTTTGACGCCGTGTCCGGGCGTGCTGACTGGATCACGCCGGTGCCCGGGGGCGTTGGACCCATGACCGTGGCGACCCTGTTGCAGAACACCGCCGAGGCGGCTGGCCTGGTGGTTCGCGCGCCATGA
- a CDS encoding serine/threonine-protein kinase gives MERIGRYRIERELGRGSMSIVYEAFDPHINRHLAVKVLREHYARDLKSRQRFLREARSAGGLSHANIVTVFDVGQHEGLPYLVMERLRGQSLEEYLEDGGQLETREILGIAIQLAGALKYAHDRRVIHRDVKPSNIYFDPQSGLVKLVDFGIAAITDAERSTGGGAAGDNIVGTPRYMAPEQIQGHELDGRADLYSLGVVLYRMLAGSAPFQAESMGSLIHQIVHRPPPALEPRDEYTPVDLISLVNRMLAKDPEARPTSGSMVLEELQEIRADMERGLLNTFRGRSGAWHWPAALGLALMLVLGGGLTWVYHSQTAAMTESTYGYGDALASVIARETAYEMMLEDATALSNLVSDFSVNPRVSYLHVIDRTGRVLASTDPFLQGEPRPEPNRAVIEREQGGVRLLTREDGHLEFRTPIRFQASRLGEVQLGVDASDLESAARTTLTMLAMVFVVTLIVVAIGFSIMVRRQQRSLQRLSRGLQRLARGQYEARLEAGGPDPFVPVYQHFNDLANRLEERHGYLRHKPLSRPLPRLKGDDLEATLEMDTPEDESTNVLPLPKNKHGGD, from the coding sequence ATGGAGCGAATTGGGCGCTATCGGATTGAGCGCGAACTGGGCCGCGGCTCGATGTCGATTGTCTACGAAGCCTTCGACCCGCACATCAACCGCCATCTGGCCGTCAAGGTGCTGCGCGAACATTACGCCCGCGACCTCAAGAGCCGCCAGCGCTTCCTGCGCGAGGCACGTTCGGCCGGTGGGCTGAGCCACGCCAACATCGTGACCGTATTCGACGTCGGCCAGCACGAGGGGCTGCCCTACCTGGTGATGGAGCGCCTGCGCGGCCAGAGCCTCGAGGAATACCTGGAGGATGGCGGCCAGCTCGAGACCCGCGAGATCCTGGGCATCGCCATTCAACTGGCCGGGGCCCTCAAGTATGCGCACGACCGCCGGGTGATCCACCGCGACGTCAAGCCTTCCAACATCTATTTCGACCCGCAATCCGGCCTGGTCAAGCTGGTCGATTTCGGCATCGCCGCGATTACCGACGCCGAGCGCAGTACCGGCGGCGGCGCTGCCGGCGACAATATCGTCGGCACACCGCGCTACATGGCGCCGGAACAGATTCAGGGTCATGAGCTCGACGGTCGCGCCGACCTCTACTCACTCGGCGTCGTGCTCTATCGCATGCTGGCCGGCAGCGCACCCTTCCAGGCCGAGTCGATGGGCAGCCTGATTCACCAGATCGTTCATCGACCACCGCCGGCGCTCGAACCCCGGGACGAATACACACCGGTCGATTTGATCAGTCTGGTCAACCGCATGCTGGCCAAGGATCCGGAAGCCCGACCGACCAGTGGCTCGATGGTGCTCGAGGAACTGCAGGAAATCCGCGCCGACATGGAGCGCGGCCTGCTTAACACCTTCCGCGGCCGATCCGGAGCCTGGCACTGGCCGGCGGCGCTCGGACTGGCCCTGATGCTCGTTCTGGGCGGCGGATTGACCTGGGTGTATCACAGCCAGACCGCGGCCATGACCGAATCAACGTACGGCTACGGCGACGCGCTGGCCAGCGTCATCGCCCGTGAGACGGCCTACGAGATGATGCTCGAGGATGCTACGGCCCTGTCCAACCTGGTCTCGGACTTCTCGGTCAATCCGAGAGTCAGCTACCTGCATGTCATTGACCGCACCGGCCGCGTACTGGCCAGCACCGACCCCTTCCTGCAGGGCGAGCCGCGACCCGAACCCAACCGCGCGGTGATCGAACGCGAACAAGGGGGTGTGCGCCTGCTTACGCGCGAGGACGGACACCTCGAATTTCGCACGCCCATACGCTTCCAGGCCAGTCGCCTCGGCGAGGTGCAGCTGGGCGTGGACGCCAGCGATCTCGAATCCGCAGCGCGCACCACTCTGACGATGCTGGCCATGGTGTTCGTCGTCACCCTGATCGTGGTCGCGATCGGCTTCAGCATCATGGTGCGACGCCAGCAACGTTCCCTCCAGCGCCTCAGCCGTGGCCTGCAGCGTCTTGCCCGCGGCCAGTACGAAGCCCGTCTCGAAGCGGGCGGCCCCGACCCCTTCGTTCCTGTCTACCAGCACTTCAATGACCTGGCCAATCGGCTTGAGGAACGCCACGGCTACTTGCGTCACAAACCGCTGTCCCGCCCGCTGCCCCGGCTCAAGGGCGATGACCTGGAGGCGACCCTGGAAATGGACACGCCAGAAGACGAAAGCACGAATGTGCTCCCGCTACCCAAGAACAAGCACGGCGGCGACTGA